A genomic window from Pelagicoccus albus includes:
- a CDS encoding amidohydrolase family protein, whose product MTENTSAYEEGWMLVSDDGYITDLGEGSPSENILAGEIEVVSLEGKILMPGFVSGHSHLWQSAFRGIAPDGELWPWLDAIHRTYGSDFATGDMKAFTAHGAWDQLCHGVTTTYNHTHWLDHDYAIFVEQLDGEMDVPQRFVFSSCVDLAEEPSVWKQRFVDLMAESKQVPTKNFLSLALNLRPYGPPSVAAAQVELAEALDINYQLHYLEQSGRQEMDRSAWPGYREAGVPSGRATFAHFIHVDDTILSESAEAGAGMIWNPLSNGRLGSGLPDISTYLESGLKVGMGVDGQASADISDPFENLRMGLYALRMRDENSDGLQPIDILRLHTIQTAKTLGVDAFVGSLEEGKFADFLVVDPQSPITGPIWDIPAHLVFSCSSANIESVYVGGAKVVSSGEPVDFDLLPLAKEVEERISEMRKRHASTQAE is encoded by the coding sequence ATGACTGAGAATACGTCAGCCTACGAGGAGGGGTGGATGCTTGTCAGCGATGATGGATACATCACCGATTTGGGGGAGGGGAGTCCCAGCGAAAATATCCTCGCAGGAGAAATAGAAGTTGTTTCGCTCGAGGGGAAAATCCTGATGCCAGGATTCGTCTCAGGCCATAGCCATCTCTGGCAGAGCGCATTTCGGGGTATCGCTCCGGATGGGGAGCTCTGGCCTTGGTTGGATGCGATTCATCGCACCTATGGAAGCGATTTCGCGACGGGGGATATGAAGGCTTTCACCGCTCACGGAGCCTGGGATCAGCTATGTCATGGGGTTACCACTACTTACAATCATACGCATTGGTTGGATCATGATTACGCCATTTTCGTAGAGCAGCTCGATGGGGAGATGGATGTGCCCCAACGCTTCGTATTCTCCAGCTGCGTCGATCTTGCGGAGGAACCTTCGGTTTGGAAGCAACGTTTCGTGGACTTGATGGCCGAGTCCAAGCAGGTCCCCACCAAAAACTTCCTCAGCCTCGCTCTGAATCTACGTCCCTACGGACCACCTTCAGTGGCTGCCGCTCAGGTAGAGTTGGCAGAGGCTTTGGACATCAACTACCAGCTCCACTACCTCGAACAGTCGGGACGCCAAGAAATGGATCGTTCGGCCTGGCCGGGGTACCGGGAAGCGGGCGTTCCAAGTGGTCGAGCAACCTTTGCCCATTTTATCCATGTGGATGATACCATTCTCTCTGAAAGCGCGGAAGCCGGGGCGGGAATGATTTGGAATCCTTTGTCAAACGGAAGACTGGGGTCCGGATTGCCGGATATATCAACCTACCTCGAGAGCGGTCTAAAGGTTGGAATGGGAGTTGATGGGCAAGCGAGCGCAGACATCTCCGATCCCTTCGAAAATCTAAGAATGGGTCTGTATGCGTTGCGAATGAGAGACGAGAATAGCGATGGGTTGCAGCCAATCGATATTCTTCGGCTTCACACCATCCAAACGGCGAAAACGTTAGGGGTCGACGCGTTTGTGGGTTCTTTGGAGGAAGGGAAGTTTGCCGATTTCCTGGTGGTTGATCCTCAGTCTCCTATCACAGGTCCGATTTGGGATATCCCCGCTCACCTTGTTTTTTCATGCAGCTCAGCCAACATCGAATCGGTCTACGTAGGCGGCGCCAAAGTTGTGTCGAGCGGAGAGCCGGTGGACTTTGATTTGCTGCCCTTGGCCAAAGAGGTGGAGGAACGCATCTCAGAAATGCGGAAGAGGCATGCTTCGACTCAAGCGGAATGA
- a CDS encoding ATP-binding protein, whose translation MSRVEIPIPQDEEFRLRALQGFGLLDTPPDDAFDRISAFAARRFGVPVALVTLIGKDKQFIRSCYGIDVRETTREMAFCAHTIASPDQPVVVEDATKDPRFKEHPMVVGDPGIRFYAGVPLMAQEHSAIGSFCLVDWKPRSFSPEELRDLKDLACFVEDQIRLHDSRNKTRQSDHEIRSLNNTMERSMEELKNCLKRSIPHELRTPLNGLVGFSKILWKNWKVLPEDEVARILDFLCLSGERLDRSVRRLCMLNELQIIASDRDEILALRDCDPISLKSSVDSALCDVAALENRWSDLEVSVEPVLVASPEGHFSAMLGELLENAAKFSSPGTVISIEGSREKAGYRLIVRDHGRGMTQEQIERLDDFVQFDREIHEQQGMGLGLSLVSRLCALLGIGFTLESPRRDGLKVTLRIPASLLS comes from the coding sequence GTGTCGCGTGTTGAGATTCCAATCCCTCAAGATGAAGAGTTCCGCCTGCGGGCGCTGCAGGGATTTGGGCTTTTGGATACGCCGCCCGACGATGCGTTTGACCGGATTAGCGCCTTTGCGGCGAGACGGTTTGGCGTTCCGGTGGCCTTGGTAACTTTGATTGGCAAGGACAAGCAGTTCATCAGATCTTGCTATGGGATTGATGTGAGGGAGACCACGAGGGAGATGGCCTTTTGCGCTCACACCATCGCAAGTCCGGATCAGCCGGTTGTCGTGGAGGATGCCACCAAGGATCCCCGTTTCAAGGAACACCCTATGGTGGTGGGGGATCCTGGAATACGGTTTTATGCGGGAGTTCCGCTCATGGCTCAGGAGCACTCCGCGATCGGGAGTTTCTGTTTAGTGGATTGGAAACCGCGAAGCTTCTCTCCTGAAGAGCTGCGTGACCTGAAGGATCTGGCTTGTTTTGTGGAGGATCAGATCCGGCTTCACGATTCTCGCAACAAGACTCGGCAGTCTGACCATGAGATCAGATCTCTCAACAACACGATGGAGCGGTCGATGGAGGAGCTGAAGAATTGTCTGAAGCGATCGATCCCTCACGAGCTGCGCACGCCTCTGAACGGTCTGGTTGGGTTTTCAAAGATTCTATGGAAGAATTGGAAGGTTTTGCCTGAGGACGAAGTGGCCCGAATCCTCGATTTCCTATGTCTGAGCGGCGAGCGGCTTGACCGTTCCGTTAGGCGGCTCTGCATGCTTAACGAGTTACAGATAATTGCATCGGATCGTGACGAGATATTGGCTCTGAGAGACTGTGATCCAATTTCTTTGAAAAGCTCGGTGGATTCGGCTTTGTGTGACGTGGCGGCCTTGGAAAACAGGTGGTCGGATTTAGAGGTGTCCGTTGAACCTGTTTTGGTGGCTAGTCCCGAAGGTCACTTTTCTGCGATGCTTGGGGAGCTGCTGGAAAATGCCGCCAAGTTCTCCTCTCCAGGAACTGTGATCAGTATCGAGGGCTCGCGAGAGAAAGCCGGTTACCGATTGATCGTTCGAGATCATGGGCGCGGCATGACCCAAGAGCAGATCGAGCGGCTTGACGATTTTGTGCAATTTGACCGAGAGATTCACGAGCAGCAGGGCATGGGGCTAGGGCTTTCATTGGTGAGTCGCCTTTGCGCCCTGCTGGGAATAGGCTTCACCTTGGAATCGCCGCGAAGAGACGGACTAAAGGTCACTTTGCGAATTCCTGCTAGTTTATTGAGCTAG